The following nucleotide sequence is from Channa argus isolate prfri chromosome 9, Channa argus male v1.0, whole genome shotgun sequence.
TGTGATAAGCACCCATGAAACCAGGAAAAATCTCCAAGCAAAAAAGACAAGcatctctttgtgttgtttccCACACTGCTTCAGAGTTTCAATGTGGTTTTAGTGGCAGATATGGTGCAATTTCACATCTGTTGTAATTTGATGTGCCCGGATCACCCTCTGTGAAATCGCCTTGATCGCAACATGGCTGCCTTCAATTATTTAGAAAGTTGGCATATGGCTTTGGTGATAGTAATCggatttcttttgattttgagGCATTCAGAATAGCCTATAAAACAAGCCCTAATAAAAGCTTTGAGAAAAAAGTCTCTGTGATCATGTTGTATCTTAGCATCAACAGCTATCctcttttcagaaaaaaaaaaaattatttaataaaaatgtcacttttaaggaaacattttccATCATTGCCATGACACTCATCTCACATTAGTTCACATCAATGCAGATGTCAGTGTGCACAAATTGCATTGCCCTCAAACGGATTCTAAGCTGTGAATGGAAGTTATGGCAACCCTCGCTGTCACTTCGGTTTTATCAGAAAAGCCCACAGTGGAACCATGGAAACAACATGtgacacatgcaaaaaaaaaaaaaaaaaacagtgaaatgaaagCCAGCATATACTGTGATTAGAATTTATTGAAAGCCATTCAGTTAGAAAAGGTACATGATCTGCTCAGCATTTGGATTCAGTCCCATACCCTCAATTAAACACAGTACAGTGCATTAAGCCTCAGTATTACATGATGCAAAAATGAACGTGCTCACTTTTGAGTCGCTTGCTGCAAATAGAAATATAGCCCATATACTCCAGATTTACTGTAGTAGCAATAGATGCCACAAAGAGAAAGCACCtgtttatatgtaaaatatgtctGTGCAGGTATTCTAGTATGTGCTACCTGCATTTATGCTAATAAGCACAGGTTTTACCCCAGTATGTCAGCCCAGGTCAAACtagaaatagagaaataaaaatagaagctACAAAttaagagagagggaaaaggtTTTCTTACACAACACCTAAAATACGTGTCACCCACCAGCTACAAGGCATAATGACTCGGCAGGCTACCTGGCACCCTCTGAAGTTGTAAGGCCAAGGCCAGTAGCCACGCAGGGGCTCGCATATTCTCTGACAGTGAGTGTAGCTGCGTTGGCATTCTGAGCAGCAGATCCCCTGGTGATCTAACATGGTGTCAAAGGTCATGGCACCCTCCGTTCTGGCCCCTCCGCTGCGCTGCAGATTGGaatcaatgttaattttgaagtgcagtctttttaaaatttatacaCATTTgcaattcaaatgttttcaaaaaaaaaaaaaaacttttcatccTCCCAAACACATGACTCCATTTCTCTTAGGCAAAATGAATTTTTATAACCACTGGGAATTTTCTGTTCAGCTCATAAGTTCATCATCTTGGAATGGCAGCTGTTACCCCAGTGACCTGTAATTATAGTCACTAATGTGACACCTACTCAACAGCCACAGCAGCACTGTACACACCACCCACAGCTGACACAAAGACTAAATCCAGGTTAACACTATCCCACCACATGTACCTCTATTTTTCTGAGAGTACATTTTTAACAAGGCAGGCTTTTTAAGGATGGTGTTATGTAGTCATCTGTAAAACTGTtgacaaaacagagaaactttAATTCATAATGTTACTTTAAGGGTTGCTTTAGGGCTCAGATTATGCCTCTTGACAGTTAATCAAAAATTCACCAGCTCTGAAGTCTTGTTTATCATAAACAACATTGTTGATTGAAGTTGGTACTCACATGGTAGGGGTTCTCAGGATTGTATGCTGACCCCGCACTTGATTGCCCCCCTTCATCTTGTTCCATGACTCTGGAGGTGTCTTCATCTGCATGACTCACCAGGTCCCTGTCCTCAGCAGCAGCCTCAAACTCCTCCAAGTTAAACTGCCGTTTGGCTCGCTGcgtgtctctctttcttctctccccATCTGTTACAGCGGCCACAAGAGGCGAGAGTATTGGGTCAACATCCACAGGACGCCATACATGTCCTTAGAGCTCAATCCTACATAGCTGGGGCTGCCTCAGAAGTCTTGAATAATTAAATTGCTGCAGCGATATCAGGCAGTCTTGCATATTTGAAGATCATTCTTTTTTAATACGAGACGGGAGCCTTTTTTTGGTGTGTACCGTGTGTGCAAGATGTTCAAACGCTTCGGCAACTTCTCAGACAAGACGGGAAATTTTACAAGTGTGTCAGCAGATGAGCAGGACAATCACAACCAGGACTTAAATAAGCTATGAAGGAATGTACAGTGTTTACATGGCGCAGATCATGCTGTATGATAGCTGGCCAAATTTTCATAGAATATGTGGTGAATGAATATATAAcggaaaaaagagaggaaagcaACCTATAGGTGTAAGAGGTTGGAGCCAGTAAATGGGAAGTTCCCCACAAAGACCCAGAATTTTGTTGCTCAGAAAACTGGTGTCCTTCAGCGACTGTTTTCCTGCAACCCACACGAGGAACTCCTCATCAAAACTCACTGGCATTAATCCATCtgtctggcaaaaaaaaatgacattgtcCTTGAATTACtaagatgaaaaaagaaatgacaattttaaaacaaaccaaaggaTCTTTTGCCTGCGTCTAACACTGtactttcttttcctctctccaatTCACAGTATTCTGTATCAGCTCATATACTGTACCAGGTCAAACATCAGCGACTCTTTGTTGTGAGCTCCCATGTGGGGAAGGTTGCCTTTGATTTGGGATTTTATATAGCACTTGTCTCCTCCAACGAAGCGGATTGCAGTTATTCCCTGCACAAAATCACAGAGATGCCATGTTTACACTCACAGCTTTGCTACTTTGCTAAGCACATAGAAATGCCTCAGCAGAACTACCTCAGGAAACAAGAACAAGGACAAACTCACTCACAATTTGAAAGTCATGAATCTCCACGGCTTCGTCAACTCCACTCCCTGTTTTAAATCTCTCCAGGTTGTTGTCAGAATCAATTTCCATGGAGCCCTCCCTCACTTCCCCATTGATGTTCATAGTGTAACGAACATTATAAACCTGGCAGCATTCAAAATGGGAAGTTGAAATGACTGATTAGATAAGTTATGTGAGTACactgtagaaaaaacaaaaaaagtcacatacGGAGAGAAAACAAGCTCCATGTTTCTTGTGCTATTCCCTTGCACAGTaaatttggttgttttttctttttaccaaaaTCTTACATAGTTTGCACACACTGAGAATTTGAGCAAAACCCCACAGGAGATGCTTTTCATGCTGAGGTTTTGCCCTACAGGTGAGCTCATTAGaacactaaataaatatataaacatcaCACTATTTCTTATAAGCTACAGTTGAGTTGCGAGAACAATTTATGTGATTTGTAACTATTGTAAACAATTAAAGATGCAATTTCACTGTCTGGATAGTGATGATTGATGACAGACTCTGAGTCATTAACAAATACGTCTCTTGTGACAGTCTTAAGAAATGAGAAACAATCAGATTTTAACAtcaatattttttgttatcTTTGCGTCTCTTTTCCACTAATTATCCAACTCACGTTCACTttcagatatttgtttttaaaaaggtcttGAAATAGGCACAACAGAGTCCTCTGTGGTCACTTACATTTTTATCACTGACTTTCCACAGGTAGAGAGCAGCTATCGATGCACACAGCATTAACACAGCACCAATAACAAGAACCAAAGCTCCAAATCTCAGGAGGTGACTGATAGTGCTGGACGTTCTTTGTCCCTGAAAGTGCACATTGAGCAAAGTAAGCAATGGCCCACGTTGATCAACGACCAGGAAAAGAGTAACATTTCTGGAAACCTTTGGATTTTACACAATCTTATACatacatgttttaatatgttcAAGATATCAGTTATATTAGTTCAGATTGCTAAGGGTGTCTTACCAGATGTGTGTAGCGTTCAAAACAGCCAGACCCATGAGTGATATTTTGGACTTTTTCCTCAGTCTTTCTCATGATGTCCTCTGTAATTTCTTCTCTATATCTGTTCCTTCTCTTCGGTGAGAGATTATCCACCAGAAGGTTATGTGATGCTTGACTGTGAATGACGTTCAGTTGATACAAATTCTCTGAGCTAAATTCTTCACCTGAATGTTACCTGAAGGTACTGGTTGCCTAAGGAAAGGTGGCCATCCTGTGGTACCAAAGACTTCTGAAGAGGCTCTGAGCTTGTCAGAGATTGGTTGGTTTCGGATAGTGATGTAAAAGTTTGAAGAAAGGCTGTGGCGTAATACTTCAATGAGTAATTGTTTCCTTTCAAAAACCATTACCTTAAGTTTTATGTTTATGCTCTAGTACTTTCATGCCAGTCATAATGTCTTGTACAAGTTTACTACTCTACTCTACTACTACTAACAATTTACTCCAGCTCTTTGCTACATGCAGGTGTCAGCAGAAATGTTCACATTGCACATTCTTTAGTCTAGTTTGCACAAACAGCTTCCATTAGGTCTTTATATTCATGTCATACACTACAATATGCAATCAATCCCATGTATGGTATTGCACACAGGCGTGACCTTTGCTTAATTAGGAATTATATGCTttgacactgcaaaaaaaacaaaaaaaacaaaaaatgaaattgtaGTTTTGTCGTCAAGGTTAGTCAATCCTCATCATAacttaaaaaaggagaaacattgTAAGAAAAGAGATTCAAATGTGCAGTGCTGCTGTTGCTTAGAAACAGATGCATCCACATTTTTTTGGTAATTGGAAAGCTAGGAGTCAATCAGCAAAGTTGAGGGGATTCTTTGACCTttggaaaaaaactgtaattgcAAGAGGATTTGATCAGGAATGTAATATTTGCATACAAATTCATCGCCATGTTGTAACTACATGGTGTAGAATGAAAAGAATATGACACTGGCTTACGCCGACTAAAATTTTGCGGAGCTCTTTGGAGAACCGTTTTACTTATTGTTGCTTAGAAGCCTTTAAGGCAAGTGAAATGCATTTAGCTCTGTGTTATTGGTAAATATTCGCTTAGCACAATAGGTTGTGCTCTCTGTTACATTTAAATCCTTAAAGCCCAGATACCTACATTTGTATTGCTTTTAACCATTTATTTGTGCAACAATGTGACAAAATCTACCACAAACATGGTAATCTTTCAGATTGATTGTTTTCCACAGCAGAAAAGCCCCTTCTAAGCCTAAATGTCCATAAAGGGTCACGCCCCTCGAACAGTAACACATGCTCTTGAAAATTCATAATAAAATCTTCTTTACATTGAATcattatgaaaaatatattattaatatacaaaaTCTTGCATATTACACATGATACAATGAACAGTCTTGATATGAGATAAAAGACACGTGACATACTACTGACACTGCAACAATCCAACACAGAGTCAATTAAGATAAAAGTACTGTACAATATGGAGACAAATCCATTTGGATGGCTTTTGGACCTTTCATTTACGAGTTTGTGTACTCTGGAATGGATATCTCATCTGTTTCCTGTATTCTGGCAGGTGTCGGCGGCCCAACAAGAATATAATCAAATTCCTGGTGTTGAACTTTTTCGTATACACTTTGCAGACCGTTGGTTTTAGGTATGTGAGCCGGGTAGTAGTTTTCCCTTCTGCTGTCCCGGGGAAGCGACGCCACCTTGGAGAACGTTGAGAGGTGCGGACCACAGGCCAGGCTGGTGTTGGGCCTTGTAGCTGAAGGGCTCCAGCAGCGGTCGGAGTGTCCCAACACTTTGCACTCGCTTGTGCATGCCCAGAGACCTGTGGAAGACAGTGGAGCTGTCAGTGCACTATGTACCAAGCACACAGTTGCTGGCTCATTTCACGTAGTGGGAAGACCCCAGTGCGCCCATGTTAATTCAGTCATAATGTGTCCAGTAgactgaaaaatgtattgttgaCTTTGGGTACAGCCTCCTTacactgtattaaaatatacatttctctAAATGCAGCACATCACTACATGGACTTGCAGATCCTCTTATCTGACACATGTTCCCtctacatttctattttattatctttttgcGTGTTTTCGTGACACTCACTGTTTGTTGGTGGTGACTCTTTCTTGTGTACATCTCCACTTATGTCAGAATCACTATCATTGAAGTCACTGTCCCCTTTTCCACTGTCCTTGCCGCTGATGTGGGGTTCTCTCGCTGAGATGGTTGTGAATGAATTACCCTTCCATATTGTTATCGGCCTGACAGTTTCTTTCCCGTATCCTGGCAGTGTAGAATAGCCCTGTAACcacacagaatcacacacatttttcaaaatgcaagAGACAGCAACATAGCATGTGACAAACTTGAAATAACTTACCTTTAATTTACCCTCCATCACCCTGCTATTTGACTCAAAGATGCCTACTGTCTGCTTTCCATCCTCACAGTCTACCTCTGTTGTATTGCTGCTAGCCAGTGGAGGTTTCTCTGGAAATGGATGGCCATCAAACACTTTGCCTTTGTGGTTGGCAATCACTGAATCAATATGACCACTTTCCACTTTCTCCACATTTGGTATGTCTTCTTTTTCAGCATACCCCCCCTCCCTTGTCTCTCTTTTCCGTCGGCTGCAAATGGTTGTGATGAGAATGATAGCCAGCAGGAGAAGAGAGCAGCTGCCTGCCAGGATAATGATTATGGCTATGGACATGTCCCATTCAAAGAGCTCCTCGCTGCCATTTTGAGCCAAGGAAGGCAAGCTGGGCAGAGTACCTTCTATGAAACTTAAGTGTATAATTGCTGTAGAGGTGAGTGGAGGGGCTCCATTGTCACTGACCGACACTGTCAGTTTGACATTGTCTGTGAGCTCATATGACAGCTGCTGGCTCACGCGCATCTTTCCTGTGTCCTTGTTAATAGAGAAACCCAGGTGTCCCCCCTCGGTGATTTTATAGGACAGCTGTGCATTTATGCCTTCATCAGCATCTGTGGCCTTTATCTGGGTTACCAAATAACCTGCAGGTGCATCTCTGGGCAAGAACACCTCAGCAGATCCTTTGTAAAGGGGCGGCTCTATAATAGAAGGTTGGTTGTCATTCTGATCAACTATTTTTAATCTGATGACAGCTGTGCTCTGCAGCTGTGGCGAGCCCCCATCAGTTGCTTGGACGTGTGCGTCTAGCTGTTTCATTATTTCATAATTAAAACTTCTCAGCGCGTATACAGAGCCAGACACCGAGTTCAGCGACACAAAGGTGTTCACTGGCGAACCCATAATGACACTGTCCACAAGCCTGTAAGTAATTTTCCCATTGTTCCCCAGATCTGCGTCGCTGGCCTCAACTGTGGTGATGTAAGCGCCCGGGGCATTGTTTTCCACCACTGAAACTTCATAGAGAGCCTTGGTGAAGTGAGGGGCGTTGTCATTCTCGTCGCTGAGTCTAATGGTGTACTGAGTGATCTTTCTCAGCGGAGGTGACCCAAAATCCTCAGCCATGATCGTCAGGTTGTACTCACTAATCCTCTCCCTGTctagggctgctgctgtcactATCATGTAGCTGTCCTCATAAGCCTGTCGGAGTTTAAAATGGTCGTGGCCGTATAACATGCAGTGGACCTGGCTGTTAACACCCGAGTCTCTGTCCAGGGTGCTGATCAGCGCCACCAGACTGTCCTTGTCTGCCGTCTCGCTGATGTACGCGATGCCTGTCGTGATGGAGGTCATCGGGGTGATGCTAATTTCTGGGGCATTGTCATTAACGTCTGTGACATGAATGATGATTTTGCACACGGAGGGGGTCGGGTTGGGTCCCAGATCAGTCGCCTGCACGTCTAGCTCATAGGTGCTTTTGTCCTCAAAATCCACAGGCTTTCTGAGCGTCAGGCGACCGGATTTGTTATTAACTTGGAAAAGTTCTCGGACCTCATGAGAAAGCTGTTTCCCGAAACCGTAGACGACCTCTCCATTTAAACCCTCATCAGCATCAACTGCGTTTAGGTCCAGTATAACGGTGCCGACCGGGGCGTCCTCTGGCAAACTGACGGAGAAACTGTTCTGGTCAAAAACGGGACTGTTGTCATTAAAGTCCGTCACTTTGATAGTAATCTTTGTTGACCCCGATTTGTATGGGTTTCCTCCGTCTGTGGCGACCAACTCCACAGTATATGAGGACTGAGTCTCCCTGTCTAGTTCTTTCATTAGCACCAATTCCGCATATTTAACCCCATCCGCTCTCAGGAGCACATCAATGGTAAAATGACTGTTGACAGAAATCTGATAGCTTTGGATGTAGTTTGACCCGACATCGGCGTCCACAGCTGGGTCTAAAGGGATCCGGGACCCCACTGCTGCATTCTCTGAGATCTCCACCACAGATTCCTTGTTTGGAAACTCcggagagttgtcattggtgtccTTTACTTCCACCTCAACGTGAATTAATTTGTAGCGATCTTTGGAGAAATTTACCACGTCAAAAGTAATGAGACACTGTGGAGTGTGTCTGCAGATTCTTTCTCTGTCGATTCGCTCTCCGACAGTGAGCTCCCCGTCGCTTTCTCGTACCCTGATGAATGAATCATTGAATTGTTTCATCATCCTAAAATTGGTCTTGGAGGAATGAGACAGACTCAAGGACATGTCCTTGGCTAGGTTTCCGATGACTGTACCTGGTGCGTCCTCCTCACGGGTCTGGTATCGAATAGTATTTCCTTCGGATTGAGCCAGTgagctgaataaaaaacaatgggTTGAGAATAAAAGAATCCACCTGTGCCCATGAGTTGTGCATTTGGCCCGTATCATCTTTGTTGTAATCTTCCCTCGGTAAGCAGCCTCTTTGTGTGCTGAACAGATTAGTTCACCTCTGGAGTGAGCTCTCCATGCAGCTCCCGCCTTTATGAACTGAACTGTGCTGAAAGTGAAAGTTGCTCGCTCCTTGCGCGCAGCCAGTCGCACGCTTGTTGCCTCGCCTTCTACACAGCTCAAAATTCTGCAGTGGCGGGGTTTATACAGCTCCTCATGCTAATGAGACGAAGTGTGACCAATCCCTCGCTTAAGAATTAAAAATACCCccttctgaaaaaaaattaaataaataaaaaaaattgagggggaaaaaaagtgaaacgCTTTAAGCCTGTTTGGAGAGCGCACACTGAAGGAAGTTGCAAATCAGAAAAAAGGGCAGAAAGATATGGCATTGCTTGAAGATAGTTCCTGCACTGTTTATCGTCTTATTACCATTACTGAGTGATGGTTTTATGAAGCAAAAGcctatttcttcttcttttgatGTTCAGTTCACTGCCTGGGCTGAGCAAGCACCTACgctcacacaggcacacacaaatgcacacaacacACCAACTTAATAGCTTTTGGTGAGCTGAGAAAACAGCTTAATTATCTGGAGACACAGGCGCTAAAGCATCCACAGCCTTTTTGAAGAAGTGGTTATACTGCATCGATCTCTTCATATAGTGAACAATAGCAGAATTTTTTTCTGGCTATCTGCTATGTAGTAAAGTAGGAAAAGTAGTAAAGGAAGACAAAAAGAATCAGCATTGTGCAATACCACACCACGAGGGGCTGAACTTTATTCAAGAGGTTCGGTGACAAAATTCAAGTTCAAGAGATAATTCACTTTTCTAGTCGTCTTTATATTTCTAAAGCATAGTAAATCATCCACCAAAAAGGGTTTATTAGCTACCTATGAGGTTATGGATTTATGTCTGGGCTTTGACTACAACAACCTGCTGTGCGAAGCCTCGCCCAGCTTCTAATAATTTCCAATAACATTCAATTCAGTATTATGTGTTCCGTGATACTGGAtgagacatttattttcttcaggGGGATAATGTGAATACTCTATGGACTCAGTGGCTAAAGGTGTGGATATTTGTCATTGTTTGGGCTGAGCTCCTTACTTCCAATAAAGGAAAATCTTACTGCAATTGATGACATTTTCAACAATAATGTGCTTTCAGAATTTTAGCAACCATTTCTATAAGGGGCCTTCCTTTTATACGTTTTTAACGTTACAGTGAAAAGAAATAATGGCTTGGCTTCCACGAAGCCCTCATCTCAACCCTCATCTCAACCCCATCCAGCACTTTTTGAACAACAGATGAACATGAAACAGTGACTGTGAGACAAACCTTATCGACCAACATCAGTGCCCGACCTCACTAATGATCTTGTGGCTGAATGGGAACAAAGCTCTGCAGACAGGATTCAGTCTCCCGGAAAGCTTTCCCAGAAGTGTGTTATGCATGGTATGACTTTGGAATCACATAACAACAAATATCATGATAACAATATatcattaaatatattatgGTAAAATCTTTGATTGTTCACACACAGTGCATtcaaaaagtattcagaccccctttcatttttttctgtttagttaTGTTGTAGCCTAATATTACAGTTGCTTACATgaatttgtttctcattaatctacacccagtaccccataatgacaaagtgaaaactgaattttagaaatgtctataaatgtattaaaaaggaaatactgaaatattGTATGTACATTAGTATTCCAACCAtttactcagtactttgttgaagcacctttggcagcaattaaagcctcaagtctttttccA
It contains:
- the si:ch211-199f5.1 gene encoding protocadherin-8 is translated as MIRAKCTTHGHRWILLFSTHCFLFSSLAQSEGNTIRYQTREEDAPGTVIGNLAKDMSLSLSHSSKTNFRMMKQFNDSFIRVRESDGELTVGERIDRERICRHTPQCLITFDVVNFSKDRYKLIHVEVEVKDTNDNSPEFPNKESVVEISENAAVGSRIPLDPAVDADVGSNYIQSYQISVNSHFTIDVLLRADGVKYAELVLMKELDRETQSSYTVELVATDGGNPYKSGSTKITIKVTDFNDNSPVFDQNSFSVSLPEDAPVGTVILDLNAVDADEGLNGEVVYGFGKQLSHEVRELFQVNNKSGRLTLRKPVDFEDKSTYELDVQATDLGPNPTPSVCKIIIHVTDVNDNAPEISITPMTSITTGIAYISETADKDSLVALISTLDRDSGVNSQVHCMLYGHDHFKLRQAYEDSYMIVTAAALDRERISEYNLTIMAEDFGSPPLRKITQYTIRLSDENDNAPHFTKALYEVSVVENNAPGAYITTVEASDADLGNNGKITYRLVDSVIMGSPVNTFVSLNSVSGSVYALRSFNYEIMKQLDAHVQATDGGSPQLQSTAVIRLKIVDQNDNQPSIIEPPLYKGSAEVFLPRDAPAGYLVTQIKATDADEGINAQLSYKITEGGHLGFSINKDTGKMRVSQQLSYELTDNVKLTVSVSDNGAPPLTSTAIIHLSFIEGTLPSLPSLAQNGSEELFEWDMSIAIIIILAGSCSLLLLAIILITTICSRRKRETREGGYAEKEDIPNVEKVESGHIDSVIANHKGKVFDGHPFPEKPPLASSNTTEVDCEDGKQTVGIFESNSRVMEGKLKGYSTLPGYGKETVRPITIWKGNSFTTISAREPHISGKDSGKGDSDFNDSDSDISGDVHKKESPPTNSLWACTSECKVLGHSDRCWSPSATRPNTSLACGPHLSTFSKVASLPRDSRRENYYPAHIPKTNGLQSVYEKVQHQEFDYILVGPPTPARIQETDEISIPEYTNS
- the cnmd gene encoding leukocyte cell-derived chemotaxin 1, yielding MLCASIAALYLWKVSDKNVYNVRYTMNINGEVREGSMEIDSDNNLERFKTGSGVDEAVEIHDFQIGITAIRFVGGDKCYIKSQIKGNLPHMGAHNKESLMFDLTDGLMPVSFDEEFLVWVAGKQSLKDTSFLSNKILGLCGELPIYWLQPLTPIDGERRKRDTQRAKRQFNLEEFEAAAEDRDLVSHADEDTSRVMEQDEGGQSSAGSAYNPENPYHRSGGARTEGAMTFDTMLDHQGICCSECQRSYTHCQRICEPLRGYWPWPYNFRGCQVACRVIMPCSWWVTRILGVV